The genomic window ATGATTTTGTCTGTTTCCATAGGCGCGGTTGGGTCTTGATTCTTTAATTGCTCTAAAAAGAGGCGCATAAACGCGTCATTATCAAGCTCATTAATATTACGCACCTTTTCCTTTTCTTTTGCTATTTTTGCCGCACTGCCTGTAACTTCTGCTAAATCAACTGCCATTGTCCTACCCTCAACCTACGCATATTTTGGAAGCGTGATATGAATCATATTTATCTCGCCATTTTGCGAATCTTCCAAGCCATTTTTGTTCCTATTTTCGTGAGATGAGCCATTTTGTGAGGCGTTTTGCTCTCTAGGATTATCTCCACCGCCCTTTTCACCGGAACTAAAGCTTATATCTACATTTTCAAAGCCTACCTGTGCGAGAGAGTTTCTAAAATCCACTTGATTTTGCAAGAATAGCCCCACCGCGTTGGCATTTGACAACACACTTATATGCAAATCCTTGCCTTTTTTTGTGATTGTAAGCTCCAAACTCCCTAAATTACGCGGATTTAGCTCCATAGAAAGCTTTGTAACCGGTGGCTTATAGTTTAATATCTCCTCACGCAAAGTCTGTGCGAAATATCTTATATTTTCTTTAGCAAGAGCTGAACGATAGAGAATCTGCGTCTTCTCATTTTGCTTGACTTGACTTACCTCCGCACTTTGCTTTTGTGCACCACTCTTTTGCGTTTGACTTTCTTTTTGCTCTTGGATTTCTTTGGGCTGCTCCTTTTTTTTCTCTCCACTATTGAAACTTTCTATCTTTTGAGGCTCTTCCTCATCGATAAACTGACTTGCAAGCATATCCTCAAAGCCTATTTGCGCCTCCTCTTTATTTTTTGACTGCACGGATTGAGAATCGCCTGATTTTGTCATTTTTTGGCGCGAATCCTTTTGTGAATCTTTGTGATTTTTATCCTTATTTGATTCCACAATCGCCAAACTCTGTGCCAACACATTGCCCTTATTTTGTGCATTTGTATTCTGTGGCATTTGCCCTTTAGCTTGAGGTTTTAAGATGATTTCGCTCTCTTTGGATTCTATTTCTTGTGCCACTTCATCATCTTCTAGCTCAAATGCTTGTGGCGCAATATACTCTTTATGCTCCTTGCTCTGCTCCTGCAAAATCTGCGATACCTGCACTTTTTGTGTCGCTTGAATTTCTTTAGAATCTGCAATCTTTTTAATATCTAAAGGTTTTTTTGCAGATTCTTTAGAATCTATCACAACATTCTGCACCTCTTGCTTCTTGGCATTTTTGTGCTTCTTTGACTTTTTTGTCTTACCACTAGTTCGCTTTGCATTAGCAGATTCTAATACATCTTTAGTCTCTTTAGAATCTGCACCCTTTATAGGCATATCCTTGAGCGAGGATATTTCCACCTTAGATTGAGATTCTACGATACGCGTGGTCTCACTACTTTTAGAGTGAGATTCTACGATATGTGTAGTCTCGCCATTTTTAGACACAAAAGTCTTTGTGCTGCGCTTCTCAACTATCTCTACATCAGCTGATCTGGGGTCTGTCCTTTATAAAGGATAAATCAGCGATATTTTCTGTCTCTGGCTTTTTACTCGCATACTCATTTGAGATTTTGCTCGTGATATTTTTAGGCTTGTTCGTGCCTCGCTTCACAATGGCGATTCTATCGACATTATTTTCATACTCATACGCTATACTTTCTTTTGCCGATGCGGGAATAGTCTTCACCTTTGGCGTGGCTGGCTTTTCCTCCTCTTTACTTAATATAATATTGCTAGGATTAAGTCCCTTTACTTGGGCTAATCTCTCTATATCTGCCAAAGTCTTTTCATCATTCACCTTTTGAGGCATTGGCATAGTTGTAAGACGCTCTGCTGGAGACTTTTGCTCTGCTAGTTTTTGTTCATTTTGCCCCGTTATTGTTTTATCAATGGCAGGTTTAACAAGATTTTGTATATTTTTATCGTGTTCTGCACCGGGTTGTGAATCTGCCTTAAGCGTTTTTTGAGATTCTTTATTTGCCGCGCTCAATGCTTCAATCAAAGGATTTACCTCTGCTGGTTTTGATTCTTTTGCATTTTTAATCTTTTCTTGCAAGGCTATTTTAGAATCCTGCCCGTCATTGTCCGCAAAATCAAATGATGTAAGCGGAGCAGATTTTGCATTCGCTTCTTTACCTATAGCGAGTTGAGATTGTGTATTTGGCATACTTGATATATTTTTACCTTGCGTGGCTTTAGCATTTTTAGTCGGTATTTTAGAATCTTGCTCGGCTAACTTCGCCTTATTTTGGGCTTTTTGCGCGGATTCTGTATTTTTTGCAGTCTTAGCCTGTGCGGCTTTGGCAAACATATCTTCAAACTTGCTCTCAAGCTTGCTTACTTCGGCTGATGGTGAGTTGGCGCGTTTATTTGTGGAATCTGTTTTGTTTAAAATGGTGTTCTGCATAGCATCTAGCATAGTCATACTCCTCGAGTAAATTTTGTAAGAGATAAAGCAAAAAATATTCCGTATATACCCAAAAAATCAACAAACACTACGCAAAAGTTTGTAAAAATTATTTTATAATAGCGCTCATAAACACACAAAAAGGAATATAATGAAATTTTGTAGTATCATACTACTATGGATAATGCTCCTCACACAGGGCTTTTCTTACGAAAAAAGCGGGTTTAAAATCTATGGCGATGTAATGTTGATTTTGCCCTTTGCAATGATGGCATATAGCTATAGTATTGATGATATTCAAGGCGTGAAGCAACAGGCTATCGGTGCTGGAGCGACACTCATCGGCACACATCTTATCAAACAAGGATTTGTCATCGCCTCACGCTCGAATGAAGCAAACGCTAGAATCTCCCAACGCCCGAACAATGGGAGCTTTGATGGCTTCCCCTCCGGGCATACTTCATTTGTATTCTCAAGCGTGGGATTTGCTCAAAAACGATATGGTTGGAAATGGGGATTACCACTTGCAGCAGTGGCGACTTCTGTGGGAATAAGCAGAATCTACGCGGAGAGGCACACCACTGCGCAAGTTATTTCCGGAGCAATTTTTGGCTTTGGCACTTCGTATCTCCTTGCTTCAAAATATCAACCAAAGCATCTTAGTCTCTCACTTCATACCGCCATAGATGGCACACCAAGCTATCATTTACACTACAAAAAGGCATTTTAGCCAAACACCCTTGTTGGAAGCGTTACTTTGTATAAAAAATGTTTGTGTAATTTGCTTTTTTAAGAGTGATTTTTAAGTTTTATTATAAAATTATGGCTTAAAAAATCAAAGAAGGAAAGAATATGACACCTCAAGAAAAACTCAATAAGCAAATTTATGATGCGCTTAATGCTACAATAGAAGCACCAAAAGAGAAATTAGAATCTCTAAAAACAAAAGTCCTTACACTCTGTGAAAATGTGGTGCAATGGGGGTAAGCAAAATGTTGCGACAATAAGGATAAATAACTGAACCACCTGCACTAATATTATACGCAGTAGAGCCAGCAGGCGTGCCGATGATAAGCCCATCACATCTATAAGTATTAAAATATTTTCTATCAATACTTGCATCAATATGCACCATACCGCTTAATTCGTGTTTGGAGATAAGAAACTCATTGATGGCAATAAGTGTTTGAGCAGGAGTTTGGTTTTTATTGTCTAAATTGTCTTCGTATGCGGTATTTAAAGTGGAATATATACGCGCTTGAAGCACGAGATGTTTTTGCAGAGTGTAATCCCCACTTTTAAGATGAGAAGTAAAGGTATGTAGATTTTGAGGCATAAGTGCCGTAAGAAAGCCTAATCGCCCTGTATTAATCCCCATACAAGGTAGTTCATATTCAAATGCGCGGCGAAGCATAGAAATAAGTGTCCCATCGCCACCAAGGCTAAAAAGTGCATCACATTGTGTAGCAAGCTGATGAAAATCTCTTCCTAAGAGTTCAATCATACCCCCACTAATGCTTTCTAATATCACTTCAATGCCAGCATTATTAAGCTCTTCTTTTATTTGCAAAAAAGTCGTTTTTAGCTCCGGGCTTGAAGGGCGCAAGATAACGCCAACTTTTGTAATAGGGGCATTATGAGATTTCATTTTAGAGTCTATTCCACATAGTATGCGCGGACAACAAATCCCCTTTGATTTGCTTTTTGCTGACTTAAGCCCTCAAATGCTGCGACATTTGGCATTCTTTTGCTCACTATATAAATAGCCTCTCTTGCGCGAAAACTCGCTAATCCTTCTTGTTTAAGCTCTGGGCTTAGCCCTGCATAAGGGAGATTATCTACCACGCCTGAAATCTCAAAAGCCACAATTTTATTATCTGCCCTTGTCATTGCTACAATACCACTTGTAAGCTCTTCAGTGCAGTTTTTTGGCATACCCCAACGTCCTATTTTCATATTGACACAACGTGCCACGATTTTATCTTTTGGTTTGATAGAATAGCGGAGTTTCACAGGAGTGCTCTCTTGCTCTTTTTTTAATGCTTTGGTTTGGGCTTTTAAACGTTGAATTTGCGTGTCTTTAGAATCAAGTTCAGATTTTTCTATTTTTTCTTGCTGTAAAAGATTAGATTCTATTTTTTCACTAATATCCTCAAGCGAAATATCAGAATCTGCTGCTATATAATAATATACACCACCAAGAGCCACTAAAAGTAGCAGGACAAATATTAAAAAAATTTTTATTTTTGATGAATTCCTTTCCATAGCTATACACTCCTTGTATATGTCAAAAGCTAGAGGTTATAACGCCTTTGGTGCTCCTTATTTTAAGGAATATAAGCAAAAAATATTCCACCATAAGGTTAAGATTCTATTAAGTCGCTGTAATATACAATCTTAAATTTATCTTAGAAAGGCTTTCGTGTAAAGCATTACATTAGAGACGCATCATACTTCTTTTTCTTACGCACTCTAATTTTATTTTGCTATTTTGGGGAATGTTATGTTTGAGGATTTCAAGCAAAGATTCCTAGTCAAATTTTGGTCGCCTATGCCCGCGATTATCGCACTTGGCGTAATGGCTGCTTATTATTTTGGTTTGACTGGGACTTATTGGGCTGTTACAGGTGAATTTACGCGTTGGGGCGGACATATTATGAATCTTTTGGGTGTGGATACAAGCACTTGGGGTTATTTTAAGATTCTAGGTTTGCAAGGAACACCGCTAGATAGGGTAGATGGCGTGATGATTATTGGAATGTTTGCAGGGGCATTTGCCGCTGCCGCAATGGCAAATAATGTCAAGTTTCGTTTGCCTCAAAGCAATATTAGAATCGCTCAAGCCCTTATTGGTGGGATTATCGCAGGATTTGGTGCGAGGATTGGTATGGGTTGTAATTTGGCGAGTTTCTTTACGGGGATTCCACAATTTAGCTTGCACGCGTGGTTTTTTACGATTATGACGCTTGTTGGTGTGTGGCTAGGTACAAAGGTTGTTTTACTCCCACTTTTTCGCTCTCATACAAAGCTAGAGAAAGTCAGTGCGCAAAAAGACATTGGAAATAGCAAAGAAAATCAGAGTAGGGCAAAACTCCTTTTTGCACTTGGTGTTTTGGTATTAGTTGGAATTGGCGTTTGGGTAGCGTATCTAATGGCGTATGGAAATATTCCAGAGGGCAAAAAGATTCCTATTTTAGCACTTGCAGTTGTATTTGGTGTGGGATTTGGATTTATCATCTCGCGTGCGCAGATTTGCTTTACCTC from Helicobacter typhlonius includes these protein-coding regions:
- a CDS encoding flagellar hook-length control protein FliK, whose translation is MSKNGETTHIVESHSKSSETTRIVESQSKVEISSLKDMPIKGADSKETKDVLESANAKRTSGKTKKSKKHKNAKKQEVQNVVIDSKESAKKPLDIKKIADSKEIQATQKVQVSQILQEQSKEHKEYIAPQAFELEDDEVAQEIESKESEIILKPQAKGQMPQNTNAQNKGNVLAQSLAIVESNKDKNHKDSQKDSRQKMTKSGDSQSVQSKNKEEAQIGFEDMLASQFIDEEEPQKIESFNSGEKKKEQPKEIQEQKESQTQKSGAQKQSAEVSQVKQNEKTQILYRSALAKENIRYFAQTLREEILNYKPPVTKLSMELNPRNLGSLELTITKKGKDLHISVLSNANAVGLFLQNQVDFRNSLAQVGFENVDISFSSGEKGGGDNPREQNASQNGSSHENRNKNGLEDSQNGEINMIHITLPKYA
- a CDS encoding phosphatase PAP2 family protein; this encodes MKFCSIILLWIMLLTQGFSYEKSGFKIYGDVMLILPFAMMAYSYSIDDIQGVKQQAIGAGATLIGTHLIKQGFVIASRSNEANARISQRPNNGSFDGFPSGHTSFVFSSVGFAQKRYGWKWGLPLAAVATSVGISRIYAERHTTAQVISGAIFGFGTSYLLASKYQPKHLSLSLHTAIDGTPSYHLHYKKAF
- a CDS encoding NAD(+)/NADH kinase; this translates as MKSHNAPITKVGVILRPSSPELKTTFLQIKEELNNAGIEVILESISGGMIELLGRDFHQLATQCDALFSLGGDGTLISMLRRAFEYELPCMGINTGRLGFLTALMPQNLHTFTSHLKSGDYTLQKHLVLQARIYSTLNTAYEDNLDNKNQTPAQTLIAINEFLISKHELSGMVHIDASIDRKYFNTYRCDGLIIGTPAGSTAYNISAGGSVIYPYCRNILLTPIAPHFHRV
- the yedE gene encoding selenium metabolism membrane protein YedE/FdhT, whose translation is MFEDFKQRFLVKFWSPMPAIIALGVMAAYYFGLTGTYWAVTGEFTRWGGHIMNLLGVDTSTWGYFKILGLQGTPLDRVDGVMIIGMFAGAFAAAAMANNVKFRLPQSNIRIAQALIGGIIAGFGARIGMGCNLASFFTGIPQFSLHAWFFTIMTLVGVWLGTKVVLLPLFRSHTKLEKVSAQKDIGNSKENQSRAKLLFALGVLVLVGIGVWVAYLMAYGNIPEGKKIPILALAVVFGVGFGFIISRAQICFTSAFRDLFITGRGYMARAVIVGMMVSTIGVFSYIMLGLPPKIMWAAPNAVIGGLLFGFGIVIAGGCECGWMYRAVEGQVHYWIVGVGNVIGSTLLAATWDYYSVPLATSFPKINLLESFGNYGGLVVSYVLLFAFLAFVLFLERRYFAKNKRFERA